In Salvelinus alpinus chromosome 20, SLU_Salpinus.1, whole genome shotgun sequence, a genomic segment contains:
- the LOC139546936 gene encoding activin receptor type-1-like isoform X1: MLDGDMFFLVFILLVLPSSSVKDEGSVSDYECACDGPSCDVGDRCFGQQCFSALSVQNAISVQQKGCIVGRSEESISCESPPSHNLMVECCHGDLCNMNVTVATPARDEEVMPALRDIDCVCEGRSCDGGERCTGQQCFSSIKISDGFVVHQKGCLQDDDQGRATCATPPSPSRIVKCCQGHLCNVNITVEATAKEDKVKSVGEHECVCEGRSCATGRRCIGQHCFSSLTVSDGALVSQKGCFKVYEQSRMTCKTPPSRDQIVECCQGHLCNMNITVALPVIAGDLPNYSLTTLAIVIVAPVIVLIVLSGIAILVFRRIHQNQMERLTAREAEYGTIDGLIASNVGDSTLADLLDHSCTSGSGSGLPFLVQRTVARQITLNECVGKGRYGEVWRGQWQGESVAVKIFSSRDEKSWFRETEIYNTVLLRHENILGFIASDMTSRNSSTQLWLITHFHEMGSLYDYLQLSTLDTASCLRMALSIASGLAHLHVEIFGTQGKPAIAHRDLKSKNILVNKNGQCCIADLGLAVMHFQDTNELDVGNNPKVGTKRYMAPEVLDDSIQMDCFESFKRVDIWAFGLVLWEIARSTVSNGIVEDYKTPFHDAVPSDPSFEDMKKVVCVDQQRPNIPNRWFSDPTLTSIAKLMKECWYQNPSARLTALRIKKTLTKIDNSLDKIKTDC; the protein is encoded by the exons ATGTTAGATGGCGACATGTTTTTCCTGGTCTTCATACTTCTGGTTTTACCCTCTTCCAGCGTGAAAG ATGAGGGGAGCGTGAGCGACTACGAGTGTGCGTGCGATGGGCCGTCGTGCGACGTAGGAGACCGGTGTTTTGGTCAGCAGTGCTTCTCGGCCCTCTCCGTCCAGAACGCCATTTCCGTCCAGCAGAAGGGGTGCATTGTGGGGCGGAGCGAGGAGTCCATAAGTTGCGAAAGTCCCCCATCCCATAACCTGATGGTGGAGTGCTGCCATGGCGACCTTTGCAACATGAATGTCACAGTGGCAACACCAGCGAGAG ATGAGGAAGTGATGCCTGCCTTGCGAgacattgactgtgtgtgtgaggggcgGTCGTGTGATGGCGGAGAGCGCTGTACGGGCCAGCAGTGTTTCTCCTCTATCAAGATCAGTGACGGGTTTGTGGTTCACCAGAAGGGCTGCCTTCAGGATGACGACCAGGGGAGAGCCACCTGTGCCACCCCTCCTTCTCCCAGCCGCATAGTCAAGTGTTGCCAGGGGCACCTGTGTAACGTGAACATCACTGTGGAAGCAACAGCGAAAG AGGATAAAGTGAAGTCTGTTGGCGAGCACGAGTGTGTGTGCGAGGGGCGCTCGTGTGCCACCGGGCGGCGCTGTATAGGCCAGCACTGCTTCTCCAGTCTGACGGTCAGTGACGGAGCCCTGGTCTCCCAGAAGGGCTGCTTCAAGGTGTACGAGCAGAGCAGGATGACCTGCAAGACGCCGCCCTCCCGCGACCAGATCGTGGAGTGCTGCCAGGGCCACCTGTGTAACATGAATATCACCGTGGCGCTGCCTGTCATag CAGGCGACCTTCCCAACTACAGCTTGACTACACTGGCCATCGTCATCGTGGCTCCGGTCATCGTGCTCATCGTCCTCTCAGGCATCGCCATCCTGGTGTTCAGACGGATCCACCAGAACCAGATGGAGAGGCTGACGGCCCGGGAGGCGGAGTACGGCACCATAGACGGACTCATAGCCTCCAACGTGGGGGATAGCACACTGGCG gATTTGCTGGATCATTCGTGCACGTCGGGAAGCGGCTCCGGACTCCCCTTCCTAGTTCAGAGAACCGTCGCCCGACAAATCACACTCAACGAATGTGTGG GTAAGGGGCGCTACGGTGAGGTTTGGCGAGGCCAGTGGCAGGGGGAGAGTGTGGCCGTGAAGATCTTCTCCTCCAGAGATGAGAAGTCCTGGTTCAGAGAGACTGAGATCTACAACACAGTGCTGCTGAGGCATGAGAACATCCTGG GCTTCATCGCTTCGGACATGACTTCCCGAAACTCGAGTACACAGCTGTGGCTAATCACACACTTCCACGAGATGGGCTCCCTGTACGACTACCTGCAGCTGAGCACCCTGGACACAGCCAGCTGTCTGCGCATGGCTTTGTCCATCGCCAGCGGCCTGGCACACCTCCACGTGGAGATCTTCGGCACCCAGGGCAAGCCGGCCATCGCCCACCGAGACCTCAAAAGCAAAAACATACTCGTCAACAAGAACGGCCAGTGCTGCATCGCCGACCTGG GTCTTGCTGTGATGCATTTCCAAGACACAAACGAGTTAGACGTGGGCAACAACCCTAAAGTGGGCACGAAGCGCTACATGGCCCCAGAGGTCTTGGACGACTCCATCCAGATGGACTGCTTTGAGTCCTTCAAGAGAGTGGACATCTGGGCCTTTGGCCTGGTCCTGTGGGAGATTGCAAGGAGCACGGTCAGCAACG GCATTGTAGAGGACTACAAGACTCCCTTCCATGATGCGGTGCCCAGCGACCCCAGCTTTGAAGACATGAAGAaggtggtgtgtgtggaccagcaGAGACCCAACATCCCCAACAGATGGTTCTCAGATCCA ACTTTAACGTCCATCGCAAAACTTATGAAGGAGTGCTGGTACCAGAATCCATCCGCCAGATTAACGGCGCTACGCATCAAAAAGACTCTGACAAAAATCGACAACTCTCTGGACAAAATTAAAACGGACTGTTGA
- the LOC139546936 gene encoding activin receptor type-1-like isoform X2 translates to MLDGDMFFLVFILLVLPSSSVKDEGSVSDYECACDGPSCDVGDRCFGQQCFSALSVQNAISVQQKGCIVGRSEESISCESPPSHNLMVECCHGDLCNMNVTVATPARDEEVMPALRDIDCVCEGRSCDGGERCTGQQCFSSIKISDGFVVHQKGCLQDDDQGRATCATPPSPSRIVKCCQGHLCNVNITVEATAKEDKVKSVGEHECVCEGRSCATGRRCIGQHCFSSLTVSDGALVSQKGCFKVYEQSRMTCKTPPSRDQIVECCQGHLCNMNITVALPVIGDLPNYSLTTLAIVIVAPVIVLIVLSGIAILVFRRIHQNQMERLTAREAEYGTIDGLIASNVGDSTLADLLDHSCTSGSGSGLPFLVQRTVARQITLNECVGKGRYGEVWRGQWQGESVAVKIFSSRDEKSWFRETEIYNTVLLRHENILGFIASDMTSRNSSTQLWLITHFHEMGSLYDYLQLSTLDTASCLRMALSIASGLAHLHVEIFGTQGKPAIAHRDLKSKNILVNKNGQCCIADLGLAVMHFQDTNELDVGNNPKVGTKRYMAPEVLDDSIQMDCFESFKRVDIWAFGLVLWEIARSTVSNGIVEDYKTPFHDAVPSDPSFEDMKKVVCVDQQRPNIPNRWFSDPTLTSIAKLMKECWYQNPSARLTALRIKKTLTKIDNSLDKIKTDC, encoded by the exons ATGTTAGATGGCGACATGTTTTTCCTGGTCTTCATACTTCTGGTTTTACCCTCTTCCAGCGTGAAAG ATGAGGGGAGCGTGAGCGACTACGAGTGTGCGTGCGATGGGCCGTCGTGCGACGTAGGAGACCGGTGTTTTGGTCAGCAGTGCTTCTCGGCCCTCTCCGTCCAGAACGCCATTTCCGTCCAGCAGAAGGGGTGCATTGTGGGGCGGAGCGAGGAGTCCATAAGTTGCGAAAGTCCCCCATCCCATAACCTGATGGTGGAGTGCTGCCATGGCGACCTTTGCAACATGAATGTCACAGTGGCAACACCAGCGAGAG ATGAGGAAGTGATGCCTGCCTTGCGAgacattgactgtgtgtgtgaggggcgGTCGTGTGATGGCGGAGAGCGCTGTACGGGCCAGCAGTGTTTCTCCTCTATCAAGATCAGTGACGGGTTTGTGGTTCACCAGAAGGGCTGCCTTCAGGATGACGACCAGGGGAGAGCCACCTGTGCCACCCCTCCTTCTCCCAGCCGCATAGTCAAGTGTTGCCAGGGGCACCTGTGTAACGTGAACATCACTGTGGAAGCAACAGCGAAAG AGGATAAAGTGAAGTCTGTTGGCGAGCACGAGTGTGTGTGCGAGGGGCGCTCGTGTGCCACCGGGCGGCGCTGTATAGGCCAGCACTGCTTCTCCAGTCTGACGGTCAGTGACGGAGCCCTGGTCTCCCAGAAGGGCTGCTTCAAGGTGTACGAGCAGAGCAGGATGACCTGCAAGACGCCGCCCTCCCGCGACCAGATCGTGGAGTGCTGCCAGGGCCACCTGTGTAACATGAATATCACCGTGGCGCTGCCTGTCATag GCGACCTTCCCAACTACAGCTTGACTACACTGGCCATCGTCATCGTGGCTCCGGTCATCGTGCTCATCGTCCTCTCAGGCATCGCCATCCTGGTGTTCAGACGGATCCACCAGAACCAGATGGAGAGGCTGACGGCCCGGGAGGCGGAGTACGGCACCATAGACGGACTCATAGCCTCCAACGTGGGGGATAGCACACTGGCG gATTTGCTGGATCATTCGTGCACGTCGGGAAGCGGCTCCGGACTCCCCTTCCTAGTTCAGAGAACCGTCGCCCGACAAATCACACTCAACGAATGTGTGG GTAAGGGGCGCTACGGTGAGGTTTGGCGAGGCCAGTGGCAGGGGGAGAGTGTGGCCGTGAAGATCTTCTCCTCCAGAGATGAGAAGTCCTGGTTCAGAGAGACTGAGATCTACAACACAGTGCTGCTGAGGCATGAGAACATCCTGG GCTTCATCGCTTCGGACATGACTTCCCGAAACTCGAGTACACAGCTGTGGCTAATCACACACTTCCACGAGATGGGCTCCCTGTACGACTACCTGCAGCTGAGCACCCTGGACACAGCCAGCTGTCTGCGCATGGCTTTGTCCATCGCCAGCGGCCTGGCACACCTCCACGTGGAGATCTTCGGCACCCAGGGCAAGCCGGCCATCGCCCACCGAGACCTCAAAAGCAAAAACATACTCGTCAACAAGAACGGCCAGTGCTGCATCGCCGACCTGG GTCTTGCTGTGATGCATTTCCAAGACACAAACGAGTTAGACGTGGGCAACAACCCTAAAGTGGGCACGAAGCGCTACATGGCCCCAGAGGTCTTGGACGACTCCATCCAGATGGACTGCTTTGAGTCCTTCAAGAGAGTGGACATCTGGGCCTTTGGCCTGGTCCTGTGGGAGATTGCAAGGAGCACGGTCAGCAACG GCATTGTAGAGGACTACAAGACTCCCTTCCATGATGCGGTGCCCAGCGACCCCAGCTTTGAAGACATGAAGAaggtggtgtgtgtggaccagcaGAGACCCAACATCCCCAACAGATGGTTCTCAGATCCA ACTTTAACGTCCATCGCAAAACTTATGAAGGAGTGCTGGTACCAGAATCCATCCGCCAGATTAACGGCGCTACGCATCAAAAAGACTCTGACAAAAATCGACAACTCTCTGGACAAAATTAAAACGGACTGTTGA